In the genome of Pseudomonas sp. P5_109, one region contains:
- a CDS encoding multidrug effflux MFS transporter has translation MNFRTILILGALSAFGPLAIDFYLPAFPAMAQAFGTDENHVQMTLAAYFLGLSIGQLLYGPVADRFGRRVPLLAGVGLFTLASVACAYAPNLEWLIGARFIQALGGCAGMVISRAVVSDKCDAVGSAKVFSQLMLVMGLAPILAPLLGGLLVNTTGWQSIFLALTGFSALAGLAVAMGLPESMPAHMPRQPLSGALRQYGRLLADPIFLGHALTGGIAIAGMFAYIAGSPFIFIKLYGVAAEHFGWLFGVNAAGFILVAQVNARLLAKRGPTFLLARAVWVYLAAGLTLLAVSALHPAQLWPLLIPLFICIASLGCISPNAAACAMNGQGARAGSASALLGCLQFSVAAGASALVGVLHDGSAVPMAMVISLCGILVVSAAMLTRRLQNARALAQAQV, from the coding sequence ATGAACTTCCGTACCATTCTGATTCTCGGCGCCTTGAGCGCTTTCGGTCCGCTGGCGATCGATTTCTACCTGCCGGCCTTCCCGGCCATGGCTCAGGCATTCGGGACGGATGAAAATCACGTCCAGATGACGTTGGCGGCTTACTTCCTCGGCCTGTCCATCGGCCAGCTGCTTTATGGCCCGGTGGCGGATCGTTTCGGGCGACGCGTTCCGTTGCTCGCCGGTGTCGGCCTGTTCACCCTTGCCTCCGTGGCGTGCGCCTATGCGCCGAACCTGGAATGGCTGATCGGCGCGCGTTTCATCCAGGCGTTGGGCGGCTGCGCGGGGATGGTGATTTCCCGGGCGGTGGTCAGCGACAAGTGTGATGCAGTCGGTTCGGCAAAAGTCTTTTCGCAGTTGATGCTGGTGATGGGGCTTGCCCCGATCCTCGCGCCATTGCTGGGTGGCTTGTTGGTCAACACGACGGGCTGGCAGTCGATCTTCCTGGCCTTGACCGGTTTCAGTGCGCTGGCGGGGCTGGCGGTTGCGATGGGACTACCGGAAAGCATGCCGGCCCACATGCCGCGTCAACCGCTGTCGGGTGCGCTGCGTCAGTACGGCCGGTTGCTGGCCGACCCAATATTTCTTGGCCATGCCTTGACCGGCGGCATCGCCATCGCCGGGATGTTTGCCTACATCGCCGGTTCACCCTTCATCTTCATCAAGCTCTACGGCGTGGCGGCCGAGCATTTCGGCTGGCTGTTCGGCGTCAATGCGGCGGGCTTCATCCTGGTGGCGCAGGTCAATGCGCGGTTACTGGCCAAACGTGGCCCGACGTTCTTGCTGGCGCGCGCGGTGTGGGTTTATCTGGCAGCCGGTTTGACCCTGCTCGCTGTCAGCGCTTTGCACCCGGCACAACTGTGGCCGCTGCTGATCCCCTTGTTCATCTGTATCGCCAGCCTCGGTTGCATCAGTCCCAACGCCGCGGCCTGTGCGATGAACGGGCAGGGCGCACGGGCCGGCAGCGCATCGGCGCTACTCGGTTGCCTGCAATTCAGCGTGGCTGCCGGTGCCTCTGCGCTGGTGGGCGTGCTGCACGACGGCAGCGCCGTGCCGATGGCCATGGTCATCAGCCTGTGTGGAATTCTGGTGGTGAGTGCAGCAATGCTCACCCGGCGTTTGCAAAATGCCCGGGCGCTGGCGCAAGCCCAGGTTTGA
- a CDS encoding heavy-metal-associated domain-containing protein has protein sequence MQVFNVEGMSCGHCVKAITQAVQSKDPAASVRVDLAAREVGVESALTAEQVIEAISEEGYGVKLA, from the coding sequence ATGCAAGTGTTCAACGTTGAAGGCATGTCTTGTGGCCACTGCGTCAAGGCCATCACCCAGGCGGTCCAGTCCAAGGACCCGGCGGCGAGTGTGCGGGTCGATCTGGCGGCGAGGGAGGTCGGCGTCGAAAGTGCGCTGACCGCCGAGCAGGTTATCGAGGCGATCAGCGAAGAGGGTTACGGCGTCAAACTGGCCTGA